The following are encoded together in the Malaya genurostris strain Urasoe2022 chromosome 3, Malgen_1.1, whole genome shotgun sequence genome:
- the LOC131436559 gene encoding UDP-glucosyltransferase 2-like, whose amino-acid sequence MNGRAAVVFSLIWLVSFGEGAKILTIMPLGGKSHDIIGAAFAKTLAEAGHDLTVITAYPMKNPPENYRQIVLTGMLEKADNQSMNMFELHGGLISSMMLLAFLYQALPAMLYEAAMQHPNVEKLSSSNEKFDLVILESFLAESFYGFAQHFDAQLITFSAFGNSLWTNHLVAAPGPASHEAHFLLHYTDRMTFSERFVNALVTLIDAVFYNWIYLPTQKDFYNQAFPNAKQTFEEQMRNVSLVFLNQHFVLSSPRPYPPNMIEVGGLQIEEPKPLPKDLQQYLDEATDGVIYFCMGSNLKSTEISVEKREAFLKAFSKLKQRVLWKFEDDSIPNQPANLMIKAWMPQNDILAHPNVKLFITHGGNLGTTESLYHGKPMVGVPIFGDQMMNVEKSVRAGYAVLLKCSDISESSVSQAINTVLNDPKYAKNAKLTSERFRDKPMTPKQSVVYWVEYILRHGGAPQLRSPAMELSYLQYHSVDVLAVLLLILIASSVISLYILKKIYRTIFRSKVTKGKKKRE is encoded by the exons ATGAACGGACGCGCGGCAGTCGTGTTTAGTTTAATTTGGTTGGTGTCCTTCGGTGAAGGTGCCAAAATCCTGACAATCATGCCTTTGGGAGGCAAATCGCACGACATCATTGGAGCAGCATTCGCGAAAACGTTGGCAGAAGCGGGCCACGACTTGACCGTCATCACGGCTTACCCAATGAAAAATCCACCGGAGAACTACCGGCAAATTGTACTGACTGGAATGTTGGAAAAGGCAGATAATCAAAGCATGAACATGTTCGAACTTCACGGTGGACTCATATCGTCAATGATGCTACTGGCTTTCTTGTACCAAGCATTACCAGCCATGCTGTACGAGGCTGCCATGCAACATCCGAACGTTGAAAAACTTTCCAGCTCAAATGAGAAGTTCGATCTTGTCATACTGGAATCATTTTTGGCTGAATCGTTCTATGGATTTGCACAGCATTTTGATGCACAATTGATTACCTTTTCTGCATTTGGAAATTCATTGTGGACTAATCATCTTGTCGCAGCACCCGGTCCAGCTTCCCACGAAGCACATTTTCTGCTTCATTATACTGATCGCATGACATTTTCGGAACGCTTTGTCAATGCGTTGGTCACTCTGATTGACGCGGTCTTTTACAACTGGATTTATCTACCAACACAAAAGGATTTCTACAATCAAGCATTTCCGAATGCGAAACAGACATTCGAGGAACAGATGAGAAATGTTTCGCTAGTGTTCTTGAATCAACATTTTGTATTAAGCAGCCCGAGGCCATACCCACCGAACATGATAGAAGTCGGTGGACTCCAAATAGAAGAACCAAAACCACTACCGAAG GATCTGCAACAATATCTGGATGAAGCCACCGATGGAGTGATCTATTTCTGTATGGGATCCAATTTGAAATCTACGGAGATTTCTGTTGAAAAACGGGAAGCATTTTTGAAGGCGTTTTCCAAATTGAAACAACGTGTCCTGTGGAAATTTGAAGATGATTcgattccgaatcaaccggcgAATTTAATGATCAAAGCATGGATGCCTCAAAATGACATCCTTGCCCATCCCAATGTGAAACTGTTCATCACCCACGGAGGCAACTTGGGAACTACGGAGTCTTTGTATCACGGAAAACCGATGGTTGGAGTCCCGATTTTCGGTGATCAAATGATGAACGTTGAAAAGTCCGTTCGAGCGGGTTATGCCGTGCTGTTGAAATGCTCCGATATTAGCGAATCTTCGGTTTCCCAAGCTATCAACACAGTTCTAAATGATCCAAAGTACGCAAAAAATGCCAAGCTAACTTCGGAACGATTTCGGGATAAACCAATGACACCGAAACAAAGTGTCGTCTACTGGGTTGAATATATATTGCGGCATGGAGGAGCACCGCAGCTTCGATCACCCGCTATGGAACTGTCCTATCTGCAGTATCATTCAGTTGACGTTTTAGCTGTGCTATTGCTTATTTTAATAGCGAGTTCAGTCATTAGCTTGTACATACTCAAGAAAATCTATCGAACGATTTTCAGATCTAAAGTTACCAAAGGTAAGAAAAAGCGAGAGTAG
- the LOC131436557 gene encoding UDP-glycosyltransferase UGT5-like — MNGRAAVVFSLIWLVSFGEGAKILTIMPLGGKSHDIIGSAFAKTLAEAGHDVTVITAYPVKNPPENYRQIVLTGMLEKSGVANMNFFDQHGGLISSLILLGFMYHSFPAMLYEGCMRHPNVEKFSNSNEKFDLVILESFLAEPFYGFAQHFDAQLVTFSAFANSLWTNHLVAAPGPASHEAHFMLHYTDRMTFSERFVNALVTLIDAVFYNWIYLPKQKDFYNQAFPNAKLTIEEQMRNVSLVFLNQHFTLSSPRSYPPNMIEVGGLQIEEPKPLPKDLQQYLDEATDGVIYFCMGSNLKSAQFSVEKREAFLKAFSKLKQRVLWKFEDDSIPNKPANLMIKSWMPQNDILAHPNVKLFITHGGNLGTTESLYHGKPMIGVPIFGDQMMNVEKSVRAGYAVLLKFSDISESSVSQAINTVLNDPKYARNAKLTSERFRDKPMTPKQSVVYWVEYILRHGGAPQLRSPAMELSYLQYHSVDVLAVLLLILIASLVISLYILKKIYRTIFKSKVSKTSKKKRA; from the exons ATGAACGGACGCGCGGCAGTTGTGTTTAGTTTAATTTGGCTGGTGTCTTTTGGTGAAGGTGCCAAAATCCTGACAATCATGCCTTTGGGAGGTAAATCGCACGACATCATTGGATCAGCTTTCGCAAAAACGTTAGCAGAAGCGGGCCACGACGTAACCGTCATCACGGCTTATCCAGTAAAGAACCCGCCGGAGAACTACAGGCAAATTGTACTGACTGGAATGTTGGAAAAAAGTGGTGTTGCGAATATGAACTTTTTCGATCAACACGGTGGACTCATATCGTCATTAATTTTGCTGGGTTTTATGTACCATAGCTTCCCGGCCATGTTATACGAGGGATGCATGCGACATCCaaacgttgaaaaattttcgaactcAAACGAGAAATTCGATCTTGTTATACTGGAATCATTTTTAGCTGAACCCTTCTATGGATTTGCACAGCATTTTGATGCACAATTGGTCACTTTTTCTGCATTCGCAAATTCATTGTGGACTAATCATCTTGTCGCAGCACCCGGTCCAGCTTCCCATGAAGCACATTTTATGCTCCACTATACTGATCGCATGACATTTTCGGAACGCTTTGTCAATGCGTTGGTCACTCTGATTGACGCCGTCTTTTACAACTGGATTTATCTACCTAAACAAAAAGATTTCTACAATCAAGCATTTCCGAATGCGAAACTAACCATCGAGGAACAGATGAGAAATGTTTCGCTAGTGTTTTTGAACCAACATTTCACTTTGAGTAGTCCAAGATCATACCCACCGAACATGATTGAAGTCGGTGGACTCCAAATAGAAGAACCAAAGCCACTACCAAAG GATCTGCAACAATATCTGGATGAAGCCACCGATGGAGTGATCTATTTCTGTATGGGATCCAATTTGAAGTCTGCACAGTTTTCGGTTGAAAAGCGGGAAGCATTTTTGAAGGCGTTTTCGAAATTGAAACAACGTGTTCTGTGGAAATTTGAAGATGATTCGATTCCGAACAAACCGGCGAATTTAATGATCAAATCATGGATGCCCCAAAATGACATCCTTGCCCATCCCAATGTGAAACTGTTTATCACCCACGGAGGCAACTTGGGAACTACGGAGTCTTTGTACCACGGAAAACCGATGATTGGAGTCCCGATTTTCGGTGATCAAATGATGAACGTTGAAAAGTCCGTCCGCGCGGGTTATGCCGTGTTGTTGAAATTCTCCGATATTAGCGAATCTTCGGTTTCCCAAGCTATCAACACAGTTCTAAATGATCCAAAGTACGCAAGAAATGCCAAACTAACTTCGGAACGATTTCGGGATAAACCAATGACACCGAAACAAAGTGTCGTCTACTGGGTTGAATATATATTGCGGCATGGAGGAGCACCGCAGCTTCGATCACCCGCCATGGAACTGTCCTATCTGCAGTATCATTCAGTTGACGTTTTAGCTGTGCTGTTGCTTATTTTAATAGCGAGCTTAGTCATTAGTTTGTACATACTGAAGAAAATATATCGGACGATTTTCAAATCAAAAGTTTCCAAAACTAGTAAGAAGAAAAGGGCATAG
- the LOC131436558 gene encoding UDP-glucosyltransferase 2-like, translating to MNGRAAVVFSLIWLVSFGEGAKILTIMPLGGKSHDIIGSAFAKTLAEAGHDVTVITAYPVKSPPKNYRQIVLTGMLEKSGVANMNFFDQHGGLISSLILLAFMYHGFPAMLYEGCMQHPNVEKLSNSNEKFDLVILESFLAEPFYGFAQHFDAQLITFSAVANTLWTNHLVAAPGPVSHEAHFMLHYTDRMTFSERFVNTLVTLIDAVFYNWIYLPKQKDFYNQAFPNAKLTFEEQMRNVSLVFLNQHFTLSSPRSYPPNMIEVGGLQIEEQKPLPKDLQQYLDEATDGVIYFCMGSNLKSAQFSVGKREAFLKAFSKLKQRVLWKFEDDSIPNKPANLMIKSWMPQNDILAHPNVKLFITHGGNLGTTESLYHGKPMIGVPIFGDQMMNVEKSVRAGYAVLLKFSDISESSVSQAINTVLNDPKYARNAKLTSERFRDKPMTPKQSVVYWVEYVLRHGGAPQLRSPAMELSYLQYHSVDVLAVLLLILIASSVISLYILKKIYRTIFKSKVSKSSKKKRA from the exons ATGAACGGACGCGCGGCAGTTGTGTTTAGTTTAATTTGGTTGGTGTCTTTCGGTGAAGGTGCCAAAATTCTGACAATCATGCCTTTAGGAGGCAAATCGCACGACATTATTGGATCAGCTTTCGCAAAAACGTTGGCAGAAGCGGGCCACGACGTAACCGTCATCACAGCTTATCCAGTGAAGAGCCCGCCGAAGAACTACAGGCAAATTGTACTGACTGGAATGTTGGAAAAAAGTGGTGTTGCGAATATGAATTTTTTCGATCAACACGGTGGACTCATATCGTCATTAATTTTACTGGCTTTTATGTACCATGGCTTCCCGGCCATGTTATACGAGGGATGCATGCAACATCCAAACGTTGAAAAACTTTCGAACTCAAACGAGAAATTCGATCTTGTTATACTGGAATCATTTTTGGCTGAACCCTTCTATGGATTTGCACAGCATTTTGATGCACAATTGATTACCTTTTCTGCTGTTGCAAATACGTTGTGGACTAATCATCTTGTCGCAGCACCCGGTCCAGTTTCCCACGAAGCACATTTTATGCTTCATTATACTGATCGCATGACATTTTCGGAACGCTTTGTCAATACGTTGGTCACTCTTATTGACGCCGTCTTTTACAACTGGATTTATCTACCTAAACAGAAAGATTTCTACAATCAAGCATTTCCGAATGCGAAACTAACCTTCGAGGAGCAGATGAGAAATGTTTCGCTAGTGTTTTTGAACCAACATTTCACTTTGAGTAGTCCAAGATCATACCCACCGAACATGATTGAAGTCGGTGGACTCCAAATAGAAGAACAAAAGCCACTACCAAAG GATCTGCAACAATATCTGGATGAAGCCACCGATGGAGTGATCTATTTCTGTATGGGATCCAATTTGAAGTCTGCACAGTTTTCGGTTGGAAAGCGGGAAGCATTTTTGAAGGCGTTTTCGAAATTGAAACAACGTGTTCTGTGGAAATTTGAAGATGATTCGATTCCGAACAAACCGGCGAATTTAATGATCAAATCATGGATGCCCCAAAATGACATCCTTGCCCATCCCAATGTGAAACTGTTTATCACCCACGGAGGCAACTTGGGAACTACGGAATCTTTGTATCACGGAAAACCGATGATTGGAGTCCCGATTTTCGGTGATCAAATGATGAACGTTGAAAAGTCCGTCCGCGCGGGTTATGCCGTGTTGTTGAAATTCTCCGATATTAGCGAATCTTCGGTTTCCCAAGCTATCAACACAGTTCTAAATGATCCAAAGTACGCAAGAAATGCCAAACTAACTTCGGAACGATTTCGGGATAAACCAATGACACCGAAACAAAGTGTCGTCTACTGGGTTGAATATGTATTGCGGCATGGAGGAGCACCACAACTTCGATCACCCGCTATGGAACTGTCCTATCTGCAGTATCATTCAGTTGACGTTTTAGCTGTGCTATTGCTTATTTTGATAGCGAGTTCAGTCATTAGTTTATACATACTGAAGAAAATATATCGGACGATTTTCAAATCAAAAGTTTCCAAAAGTAGTAAGAAGAAAAGGGCATAG